GAAGAAGCTATCAAGTTGTGAATAATTTCAGTTACCAGGCTACAATTATCAATAACAGCATTGTGGACACAAGTGGCAAGCAGTGGGAATCAGTGTAGGATTTCACACATGGAAATGTAGGATTTCACATGTGGAAATGACTTGTTACGTATCGTCAAGTCagaacttatggcaaccctaagagggctttaaaggtaagtgagatatttgaggttttgccagttctacacttgcagtgagtttccatggctgagtggggatttgaacccaggcctcctgagtcccagtctgtcgCTTTACCCAATACAGCACAGTCAGTATTTATGGTAATAACTTAGGAACCTTAACTGCTATTCAGTCTTTTTCAATGCGTCTCTAGCATCCATATATACCTTAGCATAGCTGTTTCTGTTACCATGTATGTGTGTTTAGAAATGAACTGTTTCTCATTAAAGTGGCACAGGATTCTTTCTAGCTTTGTCTTGGCTTCCTAAAATTTAGTATCCATAGTAAGAACATAGTAAGATTTTGTCTTAcaggtgaaaaaaataaaagggtaaaaaatgtggtggcaccttgaaaactgacttttatatattttttaatgtgagctttcatggacaagtccactccATCAGACATAAGATCTCTTATGTGGACCGGTCCATGAaagctttaaggtgccaccatgtttttatctttttttacttttattttgttttcatctgtaatgcttgcacagactaacacagctgccccTTCTACAACTGCAACTGGTTTTGCCTTGTACATCTTGAAACCATAGCTCTTCAATGTTGCTCTATTGCAGATGATGTTTTCAAATGGTACGATGAATCTGAAGTGAATTTTACAAACTGGGAGAAGGAGGATAGCAATGAGGAACCCCTGAACACCTGTGCCACTATGCACACTATCTCAGGTGGATGGAAGAAAACAAGCTGTGAGCATCTCCCCCTGAATGAGATCCTGTGTGAAACTGCCAGTATGTAATCTTCACGTTAAGACtttcttaatacagtggggtcttgacttaagaacggcttgagttaagaacattttgacttaagaaccgctctcataggaaaatattgacttgacttaagtacttagatttgagttaagaactgaaaaaaaaccacgtgggaggcaggggaagtgcaaaatgtgaactttcagttaactgttggccagtgaaagggtgcctgtctgcttcctcactcctcccagcgtttagagagtggattgggagattcggactgcctggtactgcctggactgtattttccctgctttccctgaacctttcttgacctaagaaaaaaagaaacaaaatatcccccctctagtggtcgaaggcggaatagcagcttcccattagtttctatggacagaaaagagcagatacggatcaaatggttttcaatgcattcctatgggaaatgcagatttgacctgagaactttttgacttgagaaccgccttccaatacggattaagttctcaagtcaagaccccactgtacattgtaAACTATTTCTATAGGATGCTAGGATGGATAAATTTCAGAGATAGCTGAAAGGTTTAAGGTCATGCAGGCAGTTTCTGCTGCTCAAGATGTGACGGATTGGATCCAGCAAACATCTCAGATGGATAGAAACATTCTTTCCTTCACAAATATGCTTTTGAAGCTgtagttctttttccttttagctggattgaggaggaggaggtcttcCTTGGCCACCCCTCTCTCAGTCTTCTTTGTCCCCTGAAAATCTGCTCATCACGAGATGGGGAGGGTGCATGGAGAGAGGAAATCAGCAAACATTACTTCCCCTTTCTGCTTTCTGTCATTTTAACGTGTTTTTGGTTTTGGTGAAGAGGATGTTCCTGccaacagaataaaaatgtttaggTAATCAATAAAATTGCCTGCATATTAGAAGATAATTTGGGGAAGTATTCTTATGAATATTCTTAAACagaatagctgaaatccagtagtaagtcataactagaataggcccatcaAATCAgttgagatttggtgagtcagaccttctgtaagttccactgattcagtgggcctactctagttgtgatttactgtggGATTTAAGCCAGTATGTCAGTACTAGCAATGTTTCTAGGACAGTAGAAAGTAGATGAAAAACTTTTAGAATAGCAATGAGTTTTTTAAGTGCCCTGGTTTCAGTTCCAATGTGTGAGAGCCAAAGAATAATGTCTCATTTCTTAAGAGCCCTAAAAGTTTAACTAGGCCAATAGTTAttacataatggccaaaatcctgttgcctggtgtagtaaatcacactagagcaggcccattgaatcaatggggatttagtgagtcatctcctctctaggttccattgattcaaataggcctgctcAGACTGTGACTAATATGAAACTCCTTTggaggcctccttcagtcttgagagactatggtaatgtgctctgaatagaggtcttggaacagcgtctagtgtggctgagaaagccaatttgagagtgacaatcccttccacactgaagacaaatacagtctgtcccctgtctagctccccgattttgctgcttccaggactgcctctgAATATGAAACAAAGTCTCAATTAAAGTacttccatttgaatcaatggaacctacacgagctgactcactaaatccccattcattCAGTCAACCTATTTTAGTGAAATTTagcatgctaagcaacaggatttggggtaCTAAATTATTCTGCTCACATTCTAACATTTCTACAGGAACCTATTTTCAGAGGAGGGGAGAAATTCAGTGAGCTGGTCCAAGCCACCCCCATTGTCCCCAGCTCTAATAAAAAGAGATTCAGGAGCGGAACACCAGGCTGTCATTGCCACAACCATCCTGCCTCAACTATGTCTGGGTCAAGAGACTCCCAAATTTTATAAGACATTCTTGAAAGTCAAATGACCCAACCACACTCATTGTTCCTTAAGCTTCAAGCTCCTTAAGTGTTGTTAAAGAATCAGGAAGGTGGCTGGGTTTAGATCAAGGCCTTAAAGAACAGAGAGTTCATACTGTATTTCCAAGGAGGCAAGTGCAAGAAGACAGAATGAGAAACATAACATCTGCTTAGTTAAGAGCAAGAAAGGAGAATGGTTGAAGTGCTACTGTCTTGCTGGCAAAAGAAAAACTGGGGTACCAGGTACCATATATGTGCAGTAGAGGGGGGCACAGAGCAGTACAGTGAAAGCAGATATGATGTCTATCTATAAAGTTGATACTGGAAACCCATTTGTCCAATATAATTTGTTGCCATTGCTCAGCATGCTCATCCAAGACTAATGGTGAATTGGGCTAGTGTGACCTAGATCCAGGTGTTCCTTCATAGAAACAGTATGGGATGAATGGACAGTGTTCATATCTGAACACTTTAACAGAATTACAGTAATTTCCATTTCTCAGGAGATGCCTATGCAGAAGACACTCCCACAGATGAGTGTCTTTCAGTTTTCCCTTTGATGCTGCTGGCTGAGAGGTACAACTCTTCAAGCCATGGAACctctttctttactttcttgTGAGTTTAACAGGCTTGAAAAcgttgctttttaaaactaaatattctcttttgtcttttcttttacatGCGTGCCTGTAGTTCTGTATGAAAAGGAGTATTTACTGGGTGAGTAACTTCTCATTTTCTACATGGTCTGCAGAACACAAGCTCTGATAAGACAGTATTTTCTCTTAAGAGTTTTTGTTCTttagatttaaattttaaaagatacCTGAAGGACATATACTTTCCACGGGCTGGATCCAGATTTGGTCAATTGGAGCAGATCCACTAAAATTAGCGGTAGTTGAGTGAGGCATGTCTTTAACTCTGACCAAATATGGATCCAAGTCCTCACTGTCAGTTTAGGAAAGCAGATGGATATAGTTAATGGTCTGCACGTGTATGAAGAATTCTCTGCTTTTTGATCCACTCCATTGTTCTGGTACAAAGCAATAGTGAATCACACTTGGCATTTCTCATTACTGTTGGCCCTTTTGGTGAGCAAAGTAGGTCCTTAATATGATGTTGGATAAGTTGTTTACAGAGGAATAAACAACAAGAGTAGTTATTGGATTTTCTTTGTGTGGACATATATGCCACCATATAGTATGCATTCATGAACTTCAttattcaatggccaaaatcGTACTGCTGATTTACACTTGCATAAAGGAAGTCCCAAAAGTCTTTGCAGCACATTGCTGCTCAGTGATGTGGTGTTTTAATTTCTGAGTGTGTGATTGCATCTAAGCCCAGCAACACAACCAATATCTCATGAATGAATGGCAGTTTACCACCAAGACTGTTGCAGTTTTCCTTACACAAGGGTAAACTGAAATAAGAGTCTGGCCACTATCCCTCACAGCTCCCCAGATGATCAAGGTTAGGGTAAAACTAAGAACCATTAGCCTGCCAGGAGCAAGCATGCAGAATTGAAAGACTAAATTAAAAatactagttttttttttgtttttttttttaattttaactgtaACGTAAACATAAAagacataaaccaaaatacaaattaactgtgttccccaccaccatagacgggacctcttgcaataattatcttcttcctccatctatattcttcttcttcttttattgtcctcttctccagaactgcattgattcttgatttggagctttccccttttctcttgttAACACGTATTCCaaaaatctaccccatatatcataaaaattattctttttcaactctcctttatTAACCTTTAtattacaagttagcttatcatttatagctatattccatatttcattataccattcgtGCATTCGAAATTCAGATTTGATTTCCATTGCTTAGTTATTATTAGTCtaactgctgttaataaattggtaatcaattctttagtcatcatattccacattctcaaatactgataacaaagcaatctcaggcttaaattctatatctttttcacatacgtcataattctttaaagattagtttccaaaatctttgtactttttcacattcccaccacttatgaaagtatgtaccaatttccttctcacatttatAAAAATACTAGTTTTAAAGAAATGATCCAGTAACTGCTAATATTAGAGGGGTGGAATTAATCAGATAGCTCACAAACATTTTGAACTCTGCTGAAACAGTAGTATGTATAATTTCAATACATGACTGAATGAAATGACTGAATTGTTTCAGATGAGAAAGTATGGACAACCACCTTGGTCATAACATCAACGATCATTGTAGCAGTGTCTGCAGCATTTCTTTGGTTCCTTTATCAAAGGAGGGTTTCTTCTGGAACAAGATGTACTGCACATAGTTCCAGCCTTCAAGTTTCCTATAGTGATGAAGAGGTTCTTGTAGGTGAGGAAAATGAATATATTGCCTAAATTCCATCCATTCCATCCATAATTATAGAAGGGGTGAAAAGCTTATCCTCTGAGCAACAAAACACTGACCACTGAAGTCCGGGTACAATTTCTATGTTACTCTGACATTTTCAGTTGTTAATGTATTTGCTTTTACTCATTTGAAGTAATGTTCTATCTATGCAActgttctatatatatatattaaaaaaattatactttaTTTTTGCAATATGTTTGATATTGTAATAGATCTCcacaaaaaatactttaaaatctgACTGCAAATAAGAAAATAATGTTGTGTTCTAGCAAAGATTAAGGATTTTAACGCTTCTTAGTGTCTCCAGTTGAAACTATGGTAATTCAAGATACTTATTTCAGGTAGATAATGTCTACTGTTTACATGTCACCCTAATGCAGAAGGGGAAGTATGCATACAAACACTCTTCTATATTAAGACCTTCCGTGcagtaggaccctcttatccgcgggggatcggttccaagccccccctccACAGATAGTGAAAAGTGCAGATTATAGCTAACACAGTCTGTTAGACCCAGGACTCCCCTGTACCTGCAATTTTTATTTTGATGTACGTCTTCTAGTGTTCCTGTGCTGAGTGCTAAGGGGCTTTCAGGAAGGGCAGGAGGTTGGAAACTTCTCCCAGGACGCAGGTTGGCTTAAGTCATCACCCCTCCTCCTGCCTCACCAGCCAATCTAGCTCTCATTTTTACGATGTTGACACTGCTCTGGAGGGAAGCTGCCTCAAGCTGAAAGGAGACGAGGAGAAAGGGTGGTGGCTTACCTATGTAACATAGTTtttagttccctctagtggccaatctGATACTTACATCTTGAAaacccatacagtggtgccctgctagacgcttaccccgcatgacgtcaaaatcgcttgacgatgacatttttgtggtcactattgcaatcgcaaaacaatggttccaatgggggaaatctgctttacgttgattaggagcctgttttttccagctccacaaaatggcttctctcccttctcaaaatggcttccctcccttctcaaaatggctgctttcgggctccgcaaaatggctttcctcccttctcaaaatggctgctttacagttccgcaaaatggcttccctccgcaaaatggcttccctcccttctcaaaatggctgctttccggacagaagcttcgcattacagcagtttttaacaactgatcggcagttccctatgggcaatcttcgctggatgtatttcccccattggaacacattgaccggttttcaatgcatttcagtggggatttttttttgttttttttgcttgacgacgatttcgcttaacagcgattttgctggaacgcattatcgtcaagtggggcaccactgtatttatagatattttcatttaatatttttaatatttttaagacTGGATAAGTGAATTAGTGGATATTGATCCAGCAGATTTGGGATCCTGCTGTACCAAATTTAAACAGCAGTCGCTATTCAAACAAGCCACAGTTATACACTGTCTGAAATACACTGTTTCACAACCTTATGCCATGCAACAAGTATGACATTATTGGCCATAGCCATGTCAGGACTATTTTGGAGCtttgtggacacacacacaccccagtttcACGAATCTCATTTATCCTGGGGCAGCCTTTGGGAGGCACAGAACAGAAACGGGAAagatttaaaatcagaaaatcacTGCTGGACTATGTGGCgattttccagctttaaattGTCTGTGCTTTTCAAAGTCTGCCCCAGGAAATTGGGGAGAATGGGCTTTGGAGTCTAGGAATCTTTTAATTGCCCTGAAATGGCATTGGCACAGTCACAGCTGATGACACTACTTTCATTGTGTGGTGCAGCtccatcaacaggatttcagacactatAAGGTAGTTTCTATGTTCCTATGAGTGCCAGCGAATTTAATATTAACATAGATATGGAAATGCCATACAGATTTTACATTACAATTTCAATCTatatttttatgtgtgttttaacATTCTGATACTGCTAAATAAAACTTGATAGTGTACGCATTGTTATTCATTGCTATTATGAGGATGGgtaagaaggaaagcaagttcATTGTTTTACAGAGCAGAAGACTTCCTAGAATTATGCACATAAAGAAATTCAGTGTTTGCAATAAAATCTGAAGCAAAGTGTTTGAAAGAGATAAAgccatttgaatttttaaaatggctgaccaagttaaataaaaattattttaaaaaaactcctgcttcatgaatgtggaatattgtactTCAGTTTCACAAGtcaaaactccaggaaatggtccaatattattgcacaatattgtacccacattgccagcaggaaaaaggatgacaaCCTTTACATGGCaaatgaatgttgacaacaccaatagcagcaatcaagatgatctacaggataccctcttgtgcgtATTAACATTCAcgaagtgacaccaagcaagggaaaatcccagaaaatgggtccttttttcttctgttcatttttcgctcaaacacaaagcaattgccatggctggtttttttttatcATGTGTAAATGATGGTTCAATAATTTAGatctaaaataaaaacaaaaatccttgTAACCTGAAAAACCTTTGCCACGCTTCCCCAAATCCCAAATTTGCAACAGCAGACTGTCTACAACTgcaccaaatttggtgctgatctaaagttcagtttcaaagttacaccTTTTTTCCCCATGGATTGCCTCCATTTCTAGAATTGCTTTATAGAATTTTGATttgttctgccagcacaagatcattgctgcactcttgtgcagtaaAAATATTTCCGTAAGGAAAGTGAAAATGTTTACACTGAAAATGtttacactgaattgcaatgaagaATTCCTCTGAACTATTTGTTGAACTTTTGGTTGTAATGCTTTGCACACTTACATGGGACAGAACAGGATTACATTGTCAATAAGCTGTCACTGGAATGCTTCGGCATGGATATCACAGCATCAGCATGTTAGTTCATGTTCGCTAAGCTGGAATGTTCAACTAATTCTGCACACAGAAAGCAATGTAATACTAAGGAAAAAGCCATTAAATCTGTTTAGGCAAGTTTTAGTATTTCAATTTGAGTTTAGTTGTAAAGAAGTATTACTTAGAAAATGTTTTTAACAGCAAAGTTAAATTCTGTAATATTAAACCATTCATGCATCATGCATACCATGAGAAGTTTGACTTTTTATTCCTTATACAATGGGAGTCATCTCTTTGCAACAGGAATCTTTGTTTATATACTGGCAATGTTCCCATAGGCATTACAATAGTGCTCAGCAGTATTCTGGACTATATTTTTTCCTGACTATTTCCATTTCTTGGAGCGATTGTTTCCATATGCTCTCT
The Pogona vitticeps strain Pit_001003342236 chromosome 1, PviZW2.1, whole genome shotgun sequence genome window above contains:
- the CD302 gene encoding CD302 antigen, yielding MGAPSPAACSCLWSGLLLGTLLPSSRGSEEVCPSSVWISFGTSCYALLQGPLETQSIDDAREYCKGNASGADIISINNREENDFIQKIFYNHWRGPEYISLGMFFDTDDDVFKWYDESEVNFTNWEKEDSNEEPLNTCATMHTISGGWKKTSCEHLPLNEILCETAILYEKEYLLDEKVWTTTLVITSTIIVAVSAAFLWFLYQRRVSSGTRCTAHSSSLQVSYSDEEVLVGEENEYIA